The Candidatus Nomurabacteria bacterium genome has a segment encoding these proteins:
- a CDS encoding peptidoglycan-binding protein yields the protein MTNIKKFASIVAVLGLVVSFGAARQASALSDAECAGASAALVALGIPSATVDAILSASCGGSSSMMTYDFGTSTLSQGSSGMYVSNLQSFLNAYAGAGLVVDGSFGPATKAAVMSWQASRGLVADGVFGPASRASAQSQMSSSTGSTGSTGSTGTTSSLSGGAGAVDSYTLLGEYSSEEVGEGENDVKIAGFEVDVDPGSDLEFTSMKVWFENDDSGSSEDLDDYADEVSIWLGGDKVGEANVDDFSAEDSDGDGYDEWTKTISLDGAIVDADTKGKFYVAISAISNIDSADYDSDSWAVDVTNARFKDAEGTTISEDPTIAATEFNFADFATAADVEMKVTLDSDSPDSTVVNVDSSSDTDGVELLRFSIEADGSDIEIKDLPVLLTVTGATDVDFVANSLHLEVDGKEFSETVSTSTPLTAATVTFDNIDITIDDGNTMSFVVLADINDLDSNFDEGDTLKAELRSFEVDAIDADDEEGNTISDADATGTALGDAMSFYDTGIIVTFVSASTNTLVDDGADDDTGEFTVVFKVEAFDGTVYVSDTAAATISTSIAETSLTNADGILYYVEDSGTATTDDLADILTESGDAVASANSNWKLEDGQSSTFTLFVTQTNDSVEDDGIYQMLLKSIGWNTTDSATVFNVYDFDLEDYKTSPISLN from the coding sequence ATGACTAATATTAAAAAGTTTGCTTCAATCGTAGCAGTACTTGGTCTAGTTGTATCTTTTGGTGCAGCAAGACAAGCTTCTGCTTTGAGTGACGCTGAATGTGCAGGTGCTTCTGCAGCACTTGTAGCTCTTGGTATCCCAAGCGCAACTGTTGACGCTATATTGTCAGCATCTTGTGGTGGATCATCAAGCATGATGACATACGATTTCGGTACATCAACTCTTTCACAGGGTTCATCTGGAATGTATGTTTCAAACCTTCAATCATTCCTTAATGCTTACGCTGGCGCAGGGCTAGTAGTTGACGGATCATTTGGTCCTGCAACAAAGGCTGCTGTTATGTCATGGCAAGCATCAAGAGGACTTGTGGCTGACGGAGTATTCGGACCAGCTTCTAGAGCTTCTGCTCAATCACAAATGTCTTCATCTACAGGATCAACAGGTTCTACAGGATCAACAGGTACAACTTCATCACTTTCAGGTGGAGCAGGTGCAGTTGACTCATACACACTTCTAGGAGAATACTCTTCTGAAGAAGTAGGAGAAGGTGAGAACGATGTTAAGATCGCGGGATTCGAAGTTGACGTTGACCCAGGTTCAGATCTTGAATTTACTTCAATGAAAGTATGGTTCGAGAACGATGACTCAGGTTCTTCAGAAGACCTAGATGATTACGCAGATGAAGTTTCTATCTGGCTAGGTGGAGATAAAGTTGGTGAAGCTAACGTAGACGATTTCTCAGCAGAAGATTCTGATGGAGACGGATACGATGAGTGGACAAAGACTATATCTCTTGATGGCGCAATAGTAGACGCTGATACAAAAGGTAAGTTCTACGTTGCAATATCTGCTATCTCTAACATTGACTCAGCTGACTATGACTCAGACTCATGGGCAGTTGACGTAACAAATGCTAGATTCAAAGATGCAGAAGGAACAACAATATCAGAAGATCCTACAATCGCAGCAACAGAATTCAACTTTGCTGACTTCGCTACAGCAGCTGATGTCGAGATGAAAGTTACTCTTGACTCAGACAGTCCAGACTCAACAGTTGTAAACGTTGACTCTTCAAGCGATACAGACGGTGTAGAGCTTTTGAGATTCTCAATCGAAGCTGACGGTTCTGATATAGAAATCAAGGATCTTCCAGTTCTTCTTACAGTTACAGGTGCAACAGACGTTGACTTTGTAGCTAACTCACTTCACCTTGAAGTTGACGGAAAAGAATTCTCAGAAACTGTTTCTACATCTACTCCTCTAACAGCAGCAACAGTCACATTTGACAACATCGATATAACTATCGATGACGGAAACACAATGTCATTCGTAGTTCTAGCGGACATCAATGACCTTGACTCTAACTTTGACGAAGGTGATACATTGAAAGCTGAACTTAGATCATTCGAAGTTGACGCTATCGATGCTGATGACGAAGAAGGAAATACTATCTCTGACGCAGATGCTACAGGTACTGCTCTAGGAGACGCTATGTCATTCTACGACACAGGTATCATCGTTACATTTGTATCAGCTTCTACAAACACACTTGTAGATGATGGTGCTGATGACGATACAGGAGAGTTTACAGTAGTATTCAAGGTTGAAGCATTTGACGGTACAGTTTATGTGTCTGACACAGCAGCTGCTACAATCTCAACTTCAATCGCTGAAACATCTCTAACAAACGCTGACGGAATCCTATACTACGTAGAAGATTCAGGTACAGCTACAACAGACGATCTTGCTGATATCCTAACAGAATCAGGAGACGCTGTAGCTAGTGCAAACAGCAACTGGAAGCTTGAAGATGGTCAATCATCTACATTCACATTGTTTGTTACACAAACAAACGATTCTGTAGAAGATGACGGTATCTACCAAATGCTTCTAAAATCAATTGGTTGGAACACAACTGACTCTGCAACAGTGTTCAATGTGTACGACTTTGATCTAGAAGACTACAAGACAAGCCCAATATCTCTAAACTAA
- a CDS encoding DeoR family transcriptional regulator, protein MENRGLSKIKNYLYKGQGSEEIKVNEEKILEIKRDFMSFIEKKTNQISTAVYLVSDIMSDKNPLKDSLRAVAIDLIKDIYILPTLSSFEKFFHIEYVEGRLAETLSLLQIAVYSGEISEENHAILEKETLFLKVVLKRSRQERWQGALAQYKDDEVEERGAFDFGNLFDEKKDGPIGQKNTGKEVSSLKDISKPIKDNLKDISINDKTDRKNAIISIIKKKGEAGIKDILPHIPDCSEKTVQRDLQSLVLKGLLLKKGEKRWATYTIKDDKNS, encoded by the coding sequence ATGGAAAACAGGGGATTATCAAAAATAAAAAACTACCTTTATAAAGGACAAGGCTCTGAAGAAATAAAGGTCAACGAGGAAAAAATCCTTGAAATAAAAAGGGATTTTATGTCCTTTATAGAGAAAAAGACAAATCAGATAAGTACAGCAGTGTATTTAGTGTCCGATATAATGTCCGATAAGAATCCTCTAAAGGACAGCCTACGAGCGGTTGCTATAGACCTTATAAAAGATATATACATACTTCCAACACTTTCTTCTTTTGAGAAATTTTTCCACATAGAGTATGTAGAGGGGCGATTGGCAGAAACTCTATCACTACTACAAATAGCAGTTTACTCTGGAGAGATATCAGAGGAAAATCACGCAATATTAGAGAAAGAAACTCTTTTTTTGAAAGTTGTATTAAAAAGATCTAGACAAGAAAGGTGGCAAGGAGCACTCGCTCAATACAAGGATGACGAGGTAGAAGAGAGGGGAGCGTTCGACTTTGGAAACCTATTTGATGAGAAAAAAGATGGTCCTATCGGACAAAAAAACACAGGAAAAGAAGTGAGTTCTTTAAAGGACATTTCAAAACCTATAAAGGACAATCTAAAGGACATTTCTATAAACGACAAAACAGACAGAAAAAACGCTATTATTTCTATAATAAAAAAGAAGGGAGAAGCCGGTATAAAGGACATTCTTCCTCATATACCAGACTGTAGCGAGAAGACAGTTCAGAGAGACCTCCAGTCACTTGTCCTTAAGGGACTACTTTTGAAAAAGGGTGAAAAAAGGTGGGCAACCTACACTATCAAAGACGACAAAAACTCCTAA
- a CDS encoding DNA translocase FtsK, translating into MARKKRKKRGSIFSGNASPKTKKAVLGTACIILGIFVLLSFFDGAGVSGEFVQKFFLGVFGKGYYILPFILFLFSFSLFKETGEEKRVGLTHGIYSLIIFLAILGIIYATNQSTLNSGYAGLVLGYPFVKLLGVYAGIIFMGGLIIMSMFLLFDKVPDFSTIHKKLFSSFSMNIKKGDDFEEEEEDDSNALIVEEDEEEVEEEDVEDEEDVEEKEEEFKAKPVRVSRNYTPPPLSLLGDDEGKPRVGDIKANANIIQRTLANFGIQVEMDEITVGPTVTQYALKPAEGVKLSKIAALQNDLALALAAHPIRMELPIPGKSLVGIEIPNKSKTIVGLGSLLKGKEFLENPNPLTVGLGRSVSGKGAYMNLAKAPHALIAGTTGSGKSVMIHNLITSLLYKNGPEDLKMILVDPKRVELTLYKNIPHLLSPVITDAKKCVLALKWAAQEMEKRYDVLQQYSVRDISSYRKNIQEKNKGNDAIYQMPYIVIIIDELADIMQAYPRELESAIVRLAQMSRAVGIHLVLSTQRPEVNVITGLIKANVPTRLAFRVPTQVDSRTILDSAGAEKLLGSGDMLYFSGEGSPVRLQSPFVPEDQVKSVVSYIRDAFKDELPDEIEFSGSVSSEKTIFDSAGSDDDDDLYEEAREIVIDSQKASTSFLQRKLKIGYSRAARLMDILEERGVVGPADGSKPREVLEKSLSEERGEYE; encoded by the coding sequence ATGGCAAGAAAAAAAAGAAAGAAAAGAGGATCTATTTTTAGCGGCAACGCTTCCCCAAAGACCAAGAAAGCTGTACTAGGGACAGCTTGTATAATTTTAGGAATATTTGTTTTACTATCGTTTTTTGATGGTGCAGGAGTGAGTGGAGAATTTGTCCAAAAGTTCTTCCTGGGAGTATTTGGAAAAGGATACTATATATTACCTTTTATATTGTTTTTATTCTCCTTTTCTTTGTTCAAAGAAACAGGTGAAGAAAAAAGAGTTGGCTTAACTCACGGCATATATTCTCTCATCATATTTCTGGCAATACTGGGAATAATATATGCTACAAACCAAAGTACTCTAAACAGTGGTTATGCAGGACTAGTACTAGGATACCCATTTGTAAAACTTCTCGGCGTATATGCTGGAATAATATTTATGGGCGGACTTATAATAATGTCTATGTTTTTACTCTTTGATAAGGTTCCAGATTTCAGCACTATACACAAAAAACTATTTTCTTCTTTTTCTATGAATATAAAGAAGGGTGATGATTTCGAAGAAGAGGAAGAAGATGATAGTAACGCCCTAATTGTAGAAGAAGATGAAGAAGAAGTAGAAGAAGAAGACGTAGAAGATGAAGAAGACGTAGAAGAAAAAGAAGAAGAATTCAAAGCAAAACCAGTCAGGGTTTCCAGAAACTATACACCGCCACCACTGTCACTGCTTGGAGATGACGAAGGAAAACCTAGAGTTGGTGACATAAAAGCTAATGCAAATATCATACAAAGAACCTTGGCAAACTTTGGTATACAGGTAGAAATGGACGAAATAACAGTTGGTCCTACAGTTACTCAATACGCCCTAAAACCAGCCGAAGGAGTAAAATTGTCTAAAATAGCAGCTCTTCAGAACGACCTTGCTCTAGCACTAGCTGCCCACCCTATCAGAATGGAGTTACCTATTCCAGGTAAATCTCTCGTTGGTATAGAAATCCCAAACAAGAGTAAAACCATAGTTGGCCTAGGATCACTTCTAAAGGGTAAAGAATTCTTGGAAAACCCAAACCCACTTACAGTAGGTCTTGGTAGAAGTGTTTCTGGAAAAGGTGCGTATATGAACCTAGCCAAGGCTCCTCACGCCCTGATTGCTGGTACAACTGGTTCTGGTAAGAGCGTTATGATACACAACCTTATAACCTCTCTTCTCTATAAAAACGGCCCAGAAGACCTAAAAATGATACTTGTTGACCCAAAAAGAGTTGAACTTACCCTATATAAGAATATCCCCCACCTTCTATCTCCTGTAATAACTGACGCAAAAAAGTGTGTTCTTGCTCTCAAGTGGGCAGCCCAAGAAATGGAAAAAAGATACGATGTACTCCAACAATACTCTGTAAGAGATATATCTTCCTATAGAAAAAATATCCAAGAGAAAAACAAGGGAAATGATGCGATATATCAAATGCCTTATATAGTCATAATTATAGATGAGCTGGCTGATATAATGCAGGCATATCCTAGAGAACTAGAGTCAGCCATTGTAAGACTTGCACAGATGTCCAGAGCTGTCGGTATACACCTTGTTCTCTCAACACAAAGACCTGAAGTAAATGTCATAACGGGACTAATCAAGGCAAACGTACCTACAAGACTAGCGTTTAGAGTTCCTACCCAAGTCGACTCTAGAACTATTCTAGACTCAGCTGGAGCAGAAAAACTACTCGGTTCTGGAGACATGCTTTATTTCTCTGGTGAAGGAAGTCCTGTTAGGCTCCAATCCCCTTTCGTGCCAGAAGATCAAGTAAAGAGTGTTGTTTCTTATATAAGAGATGCATTCAAAGACGAACTTCCTGACGAGATAGAGTTTTCTGGAAGCGTATCTAGTGAAAAAACTATATTTGACTCAGCCGGAAGCGATGATGACGATGATCTATATGAAGAAGCTAGAGAAATAGTTATAGATTCACAGAAAGCATCGACTTCATTCCTACAAAGAAAACTAAAAATAGGCTACTCTAGAGCTGCGAGGCTAATGGACATCCTAGAAGAAAGAGGTGTTGTCGGACCAGCAGATGGTTCAAAACCTAGAGAAGTTCTAGAAAAGAGCCTGTCCGAAGAAAGAGGAGAATACGAATAA
- the recA gene encoding recombinase RecA, with protein sequence MPAKKKTATKKVVEDKKTDGVNQIEETIKSLQTKFGEGVIMKLGDAPKVDVASISTGSIGLDMALGIGGVPRGRIIEIFGPESSGKTTLALHIVAEAQKKGGVCAYIDAEHAMDPVYAKNLGVKTDELLISQPDTGEQGLEITESLVRSGKIDVVVIDSVAALTPKDEIEGDMGQVHVGKQARLMSQALRKLTAIVARSKTVVIFINQIRMQIGVMFGNPETTPGGKALKFYTSVRLDIRRIAQIKKGEEVVGGRTRVKVVKNKVAAPFKQTEFDIIYGEGISREGEILALGEKTGVIKKSGASYSYIDKDGAEQKLDRGYDATRQFLKSNKKLGDEIMKEVLKKWNEMQKDK encoded by the coding sequence ATGCCAGCAAAAAAGAAAACAGCTACAAAAAAGGTCGTTGAAGACAAAAAAACAGACGGAGTAAACCAAATAGAAGAAACAATAAAAAGCCTTCAGACAAAGTTTGGTGAGGGCGTAATCATGAAGCTAGGAGATGCTCCCAAAGTTGATGTAGCATCTATATCAACTGGTTCAATAGGATTAGATATGGCACTTGGAATCGGTGGTGTGCCAAGAGGAAGAATAATTGAAATATTTGGTCCTGAATCTTCTGGAAAAACAACTCTTGCCCTACACATAGTGGCAGAAGCTCAAAAGAAAGGTGGTGTATGTGCTTATATCGACGCAGAACATGCAATGGATCCTGTCTATGCAAAAAACCTGGGTGTAAAAACTGACGAACTTCTAATCTCACAACCTGATACAGGAGAACAAGGACTAGAAATAACAGAATCTCTTGTAAGGAGTGGAAAAATAGATGTTGTTGTTATCGACTCTGTTGCCGCCCTTACTCCAAAAGATGAAATAGAGGGAGATATGGGACAAGTACATGTCGGTAAACAAGCAAGACTTATGTCTCAAGCCCTAAGAAAACTAACTGCTATCGTAGCAAGAAGTAAAACTGTTGTTATCTTTATAAACCAAATCAGAATGCAGATTGGTGTTATGTTTGGAAACCCAGAAACAACACCAGGAGGAAAAGCTCTCAAATTCTACACTTCTGTAAGACTAGACATAAGAAGAATAGCCCAAATCAAAAAAGGCGAAGAGGTTGTAGGAGGAAGAACCAGAGTCAAAGTTGTAAAAAACAAGGTTGCTGCACCGTTTAAACAAACAGAGTTCGACATAATATACGGAGAAGGTATATCTAGAGAAGGAGAAATATTAGCACTCGGAGAAAAAACTGGTGTTATCAAGAAAAGTGGTGCTTCATACTCATACATAGACAAAGACGGAGCGGAGCAAAAGCTAGACAGAGGATATGATGCAACAAGACAATTCCTAAAATCAAACAAAAAACTCGGTGACGAGATAATGAAAGAAGTTCTCAAGAAGTGGAACGAAATGCAAAAGGATAAATAG
- a CDS encoding elongation factor P, producing MAKLAYNEIKERKIILWNGEPFLVLESHVARTQQRKPQNQVKMRSLVNGRAVNETFRSSDVVDEADIEKKETKFIYENRGEYWFCDPDDPKNRFQISKDVIGDQNAKFLKENETVKSMIFRDGDNEQIIGVDLPIKMTFVVKDAPPNIKGDTATGGNKQVTLENGTTILVPLFIEAGEKVVVNTQTGEYVEREK from the coding sequence ATGGCAAAATTAGCTTACAACGAAATAAAAGAAAGAAAAATAATACTATGGAACGGTGAGCCGTTTCTAGTACTAGAATCGCACGTAGCAAGAACACAACAAAGAAAACCACAAAACCAAGTGAAAATGAGGTCTCTAGTAAACGGAAGAGCTGTAAACGAAACATTTAGATCTTCTGACGTTGTGGATGAGGCTGACATCGAAAAGAAAGAGACAAAGTTTATATACGAAAACAGGGGTGAATACTGGTTCTGTGATCCAGATGATCCAAAAAACAGATTCCAAATCTCGAAAGATGTTATCGGGGATCAAAATGCAAAGTTTCTAAAAGAGAATGAAACTGTAAAATCTATGATTTTTAGAGACGGAGATAATGAACAAATAATCGGAGTTGATCTACCTATCAAAATGACATTTGTGGTAAAAGATGCGCCTCCAAACATAAAAGGAGATACAGCAACTGGAGGAAACAAACAAGTAACACTAGAAAACGGAACAACAATACTGGTTCCCCTATTTATAGAAGCTGGAGAAAAAGTTGTAGTAAACACTCAAACTGGAGAATACGTGGAAAGAGAAAAATAA
- a CDS encoding prolyl oligopeptidase family serine peptidase: MLSKTKSIYTILITLIILFGVLVILQKKDTDTKTPENQSETVAETQENTTSSDIEIIYEDGLDVKSEKNIYYNSEKELDIYYPAKSGSYPLVMWFSGGNGNSKSNSEDIAKEIASYGFVVVATNYGESDLSISGEGRIRNALSAADYVWKNASKYKIDTSKNVLAGGTSFGGIISSLFGTITNEPGFNTYNISSRIGGVVDMFGSVELNPDASKANVAFSSLFGCENPYSCPQADILRVSQYINSSDVPFLIIHGLLDNTSDPQQSINLKNTLDSKNIEATLILDEDNKHDSEMAFEYIDQIINFFREKSIY; encoded by the coding sequence ATGCTTTCTAAAACAAAATCTATATATACAATTCTTATAACACTTATAATTTTGTTTGGAGTTTTGGTTATATTACAAAAAAAAGACACTGACACTAAAACACCTGAAAACCAATCGGAAACAGTCGCAGAAACACAAGAAAACACAACCTCTTCAGATATAGAAATAATTTACGAAGATGGACTAGATGTAAAAAGTGAAAAAAATATATATTACAACTCTGAAAAAGAATTAGATATTTATTATCCAGCAAAATCAGGATCTTACCCTCTTGTTATGTGGTTTTCTGGAGGAAATGGTAATTCAAAATCAAACAGTGAAGACATAGCAAAAGAAATAGCGAGTTACGGATTTGTTGTTGTGGCAACAAACTATGGAGAATCAGATTTGTCTATTTCTGGAGAAGGAAGAATACGAAACGCTCTTTCTGCTGCAGACTACGTATGGAAAAATGCCTCAAAATACAAAATTGATACCTCAAAAAATGTATTGGCTGGAGGAACATCGTTTGGAGGAATAATATCTTCTCTCTTTGGAACCATAACAAACGAACCGGGATTTAACACTTACAATATAAGCTCTAGAATTGGTGGCGTGGTAGACATGTTTGGATCAGTAGAACTAAACCCGGATGCCTCAAAAGCAAATGTCGCCTTTTCATCTCTATTTGGTTGTGAAAACCCGTATTCTTGTCCGCAAGCAGATATACTCAGAGTCTCCCAATATATAAATAGTTCTGACGTACCATTTTTAATAATACATGGACTTCTAGACAATACCTCTGACCCACAACAGTCAATAAACCTAAAAAATACTCTTGACTCTAAAAACATAGAAGCGACTCTCATACTAGACGAAGACAATAAACACGATTCAGAAATGGCATTTGAATATATAGACCAAATAATAAATTTCTTTAGAGAAAAATCTATTTATTAG
- a CDS encoding 30S ribosomal protein S18, with amino-acid sequence MKQDFFSSNNIKHVDYKDVEILKKFLNPNGRIQKRGRNGLSSKNQRKIALAVKRARFMGLLPFIDRSN; translated from the coding sequence ATGAAACAAGATTTTTTCTCATCAAATAACATAAAGCATGTTGACTACAAGGATGTTGAAATACTAAAAAAGTTTCTAAATCCTAACGGAAGAATCCAAAAGAGAGGAAGAAATGGCCTTTCTTCTAAAAATCAGAGAAAAATAGCTCTTGCTGTAAAAAGAGCTAGATTCATGGGATTACTACCGTTTATCGATAGATCAAACTAA
- a CDS encoding single-stranded DNA-binding protein — protein sequence MNINKAIIMGNLTRDPEIKSLPSGLKVASLALATNRSYKDQDGNKKESVEYHNAVAFGRLAEVIGQYAKKGSSLYIEGRIQTRSWDAQDGSKRYRTEIVVENFQFGPRAGGVGMGQSAPSAPAEDNQDMGNDAMEGIDAIEYPEEDNNLEDIPF from the coding sequence ATGAATATAAACAAAGCAATCATCATGGGAAACCTAACAAGGGATCCCGAAATAAAATCACTTCCTTCAGGACTGAAAGTTGCAAGTCTAGCTTTGGCGACAAACAGATCTTATAAGGATCAAGACGGCAACAAAAAAGAATCAGTTGAGTATCACAACGCTGTTGCTTTCGGAAGATTGGCTGAAGTTATCGGTCAATATGCCAAGAAAGGTTCATCTCTCTATATAGAGGGAAGAATACAAACAAGAAGTTGGGATGCCCAAGACGGATCAAAAAGATATAGAACTGAAATAGTTGTAGAAAACTTCCAGTTCGGCCCAAGAGCCGGAGGTGTAGGAATGGGGCAATCAGCACCATCTGCACCAGCAGAAGATAACCAAGATATGGGAAATGACGCAATGGAAGGAATCGATGCTATAGAGTATCCAGAAGAAGATAATAATCTAGAAGATATTCCTTTTTAG
- a CDS encoding 30S ribosomal protein S6: protein MEEKEMKVYEVAFNLVPDIGEENVAKSFGDIKASLESKGASFISEEMPKEINLAYEMKKVRDNKNFYFNKAYFAWIKFEISADKMDEVKELMEKNIDVLRYLIVKTVKENTLAPKKFTETKESTRKRRAPKEESAPINEEEVDAKIDELLDEGDSDESKSEI from the coding sequence ATGGAAGAAAAAGAAATGAAGGTTTACGAGGTTGCTTTTAACCTTGTTCCAGACATTGGAGAAGAAAACGTTGCCAAAAGTTTTGGTGATATCAAGGCTTCTCTTGAGTCAAAAGGTGCTTCTTTTATATCTGAAGAAATGCCAAAAGAAATAAACCTTGCGTATGAAATGAAAAAAGTTCGAGACAACAAGAACTTTTATTTCAATAAGGCTTATTTTGCTTGGATAAAGTTTGAGATTTCAGCCGATAAAATGGATGAAGTCAAAGAGCTTATGGAGAAAAATATAGATGTTTTGAGATATCTTATCGTTAAGACTGTCAAAGAAAACACTCTAGCTCCAAAGAAATTTACAGAAACAAAAGAGTCTACAAGAAAGAGAAGAGCTCCAAAAGAGGAGTCAGCGCCTATCAACGAAGAAGAAGTTGATGCAAAAATAGACGAACTTCTAGACGAAGGTGATTCTGATGAATCTAAATCAGAAATATAG
- a CDS encoding TatD family hydrolase translates to MNFKYIDIHSHLNLSPLLEEEKSVVSDMREKSVVTITIGTGLVSSKLALDISERHSDVCIGASIGMHPTDTKEPFDYEKFLELAQNPKTLAIGECGLDYFRNQDEEMKKIQKEIFKKHIDIAKTVNKPLMIHARPSKGSMDAYEDVLDILEETNLSLDNKIRANFHFFVGNKDIAERAQKSGFTMSFDGPITFSGDYDEVIEFLPIESIMTETDAPYAAPAPYRGKTCMPWMVEEVYKSIARIKGLDEEFVRNTLNENAKRFFDIKA, encoded by the coding sequence ATGAATTTCAAATATATTGATATACACTCACACTTAAACCTTTCACCGCTCTTAGAAGAAGAAAAGAGCGTTGTTTCGGATATGAGAGAAAAATCTGTAGTGACTATAACTATAGGTACTGGATTAGTTTCTTCAAAACTCGCTTTAGATATTTCAGAAAGGCATAGCGACGTTTGTATTGGTGCATCTATAGGAATGCATCCTACCGACACAAAAGAACCATTTGATTATGAAAAATTTCTAGAACTCGCACAAAATCCAAAGACTCTAGCAATAGGTGAGTGTGGTTTGGATTATTTTAGAAACCAGGACGAAGAAATGAAGAAAATTCAGAAAGAGATTTTCAAAAAACATATAGATATTGCAAAGACAGTAAACAAACCTCTCATGATTCACGCAAGACCAAGCAAGGGAAGCATGGACGCTTATGAAGACGTACTAGATATATTGGAAGAAACTAACCTTTCTCTTGATAATAAAATAAGGGCAAATTTTCACTTTTTTGTAGGAAATAAAGACATTGCAGAAAGGGCACAAAAATCGGGTTTTACTATGAGTTTTGATGGCCCTATTACGTTTTCTGGTGATTACGACGAGGTTATAGAGTTTCTACCTATAGAGTCTATAATGACCGAAACAGATGCCCCATATGCGGCCCCAGCGCCTTATAGAGGCAAGACTTGTATGCCTTGGATGGTAGAAGAGGTCTACAAGTCAATCGCCCGTATAAAGGGCCTAGACGAGGAATTCGTCCGAAATACTCTAAACGAGAACGCAAAGAGGTTTTTTGACATAAAGGCCTAA